A section of the Centroberyx gerrardi isolate f3 chromosome 8, fCenGer3.hap1.cur.20231027, whole genome shotgun sequence genome encodes:
- the inpp5l gene encoding inositol polyphosphate-5-phosphatase A: METYTDVLLVTANVGSLFDNVGEIQSEWLREFYTTVHNHKPQFIALHFQEVGGKDYMVNMGHAEDFFWSIESSEEMKDFDRVCVYVDNQFQAEDSFTALGSMYFIHKALKNIFQYDFNVKDFKAVSGQNKYVGSLDGVTTVEKEKFPKNFWPDFKWSRKGFMRTRWIIHNQGLDLVNVHLFHDASNLIACNSSPSIYSANRKKALRYVINRISDSSYTPLPFFLFGDFNFRLDTLSLVQHLSTSADVQTVKKDSSNEVEKIICEEKDNDHKVLLHIEAKLFAYLHQAVFREDNGKALLKYDKEVTAFHDVITEEEILFPPSYPYSEEYTKPTQYMNTRCPSWCDRILMSHTAQEFIHTRDGGERSAVYNTLGPSVCMGDHKPVFLYFALKTNDH; the protein is encoded by the exons ATGGAAACGTACACTGATGTGTTGCTTGTCACTGCCAACGTCGGATCACTCTTTGACAAT GTGGGAGAGATTCAAAGTGAGTGGTTACGAGAATTCTATACG ACTGTCCACAACCACAAGCCGCAGTTCATCGCCCTGCATTTCCAGGAGGTGGGAGGGAAGGACTACATGGTCAACATGGGCCATGCAGAAGATTTCTTTTG GAGCATCGAGTCGAGTGAGGAGATGAAAGACTTTGACAGGGTCTGCGTCTATGTGGACAACCAGTTCCAGGCAGAGGACAGCTTCACG GCTTTGGGGAGCATGTACTTCATCCACAAGGCACTGAAAAACATCTTCCAGTATGATTTTAATG TTAAGGATTTTAAAGCAGTGTCGGGGCAGAACAAGTATGTGGGCTCCCTGGACGGGGTAACCACAGTGGAGAAAGAAAAATTCCCAAAGAATTTCTGGCCTGAT TTCAAGTGGTCCAGAAAGGGCTTCATGAGGACCCGCTGGATCATACACAACCA AGGTCTGGACCTGGTCAATGTCCACCTGTTCCATGATGCCTCCAACCTCATTGCCTGCAACTCCAGCCCTTCCATCTACTCAGCCAACCGCAAAAAAGCTCTCAGATATGTCATCAACAG GATATCGGACAGCAGCTACACTCCCCTGCCTTTCTTCCTGTTTGGAGATTTCAACTTCCGGCTGGACACGCTCAGTCTGGTCCAG cacCTCTCCACCTCGGCGGACGTGCAGACCGTGAAGAAGGACAGCAGCAACGAAGTGGAGAAAATCATCTGCGAGGAGAAGGACAACGACCACAAG GTGCTGCTGCATATCGAGGCCAAGCTGTTCGCCTACCTGCACCAGGCGGTCTTCAGGGAGGACAACGGCAAAGCG CTTTTGAAATATGACAAGGAAGTTACAGCCTTTCATGATGTTATTACAGAAGAGGAAATCCTGTTTCCACCCAG ttacCCCTACAGTGAAGAGTACACTAAGCCAACCCAGTACATGAACACCCGCTGTCCTTCCTGGTGCGATCGTATCCTCATGTCACACACTGCCCAAGAGTTCATCCACACA aGGGATGGCGGCGAGAGGAGCGCGGTTTACAATACGCTGGGTCCTTCCGTCTGTATGGGAGACCACAAG CCTGTTTTCTTGTACTTCGCGCTGAAGACAAATGACCATTGA
- the LOC139930487 gene encoding glycerol-3-phosphate acyltransferase 4, producing MGLFFDPFDNLLCILLGISFTVWFTLLLVFIIVPAIFGVSFGIRRLYMKSLLKIFEWATLRIERGAKEKNHLLYKPYSNAIIAREPTSLEEEIKEIRRSGSNRDLDSASEFEMSDIFYFARRGVESIMDDEVTKRFSAEELESWNLMTRSNYNFHYISLRLTVLWGLGVLIRYGFLLPLRVTLAFTGVGLLVFLTSIIGLLPNGRMKNFLSQKVHLMCYRICVRALTAIITYHDSENKPKNGGICVANHTSPIDVIILASDGCYAMVGQIHGGLMGVIQRSMVKACPHIWFERSEVKDRHLVAKRLSDHVEDKTKLPILIFPEGTCINNTSVMMFKKGSFEIGSTVYPVAIKYDPRFGDAFWNSSKFGMVNYLLRMMSSWAIVCSVWYLPPMCREEGEDAVQFANRVKAAIARQGGLVDLLWDGGLKRGKVKDTFKEEQQKLYSKMLVGTQEDRSRS from the exons ATGGGGCTGTTCTTTGACCCTTTTGACAACTTGCTGTGTATTCTCCTGGGCATCTCCTTCACGGTGTGGTTCACCCTACTGCTGGTCTTCATTATTGTGCCTGCCATCTTCGGGGTGTCATTTGGCATCCGACGTCTCTACATGAAATCATTGTTAAAGATCTTTGAG TGGGCCACACTTAGGATAGAGAGAGGAGCTAAAGAAAAGAATCACCTCTTGTACAAACCCTACTCAAATG CTATCATTGCCAGGGAGCCCACCTCCTTGGAAGAGGAGATCAAGGAGATTCGGCGCAGCGGCAGCAACCGAGACCTGGACTCGGCCTCTGAGTTTGAGATGTCCGACATCTTCTACTTTGCTCGGCGAGGAGTGGAGAGCATCATGGACGATGAGGTGACCAAGCGCTTCTCCGCCGAGGAGCTGGAGTCCTGGAACCTTATGACCCGCAGCAACTACAACTTCCATTACATCAGCCTAAGACTGACGGTCCTCTGGGGGCTGGGTGTGCTGATCCGCTATGGCTTCCTGCTGCCTCTCAG ggTAACTCTTGCCTTCACTGGTGTAGGCCTCCTTGTGTTCCTCACCTCTATCATTGGGCTGCTGCCAAATGGAAG GATGAAGAACTTTCTGAGTCAGAAGGTTCATTTGATGTGCTACAGAATATGTGTCAGAGCTCTAACTGCCATCATCACCTACCATGACAG TGAGAATAAACCCAAGAATGGAGGAATCTGTGTTGCCAACCACACTTCACCCATTGATGTCATCATCCTGGCCAGCGATGGCTGCTATGCAATG gttGGCCAAATCCATGGTGGCTTGATGGGGGTCATTCAGAGGTCCATGGTCAAAGCCTGCCCGCACATTTGGTTTGAGCGCTCAGAAGTCAAAGACCGACATCTAGTGGCCAAAAG ATTGAGCGACCACGTAGAAGATAAAACTAAATTGCCCATTCTCATTTTCCCAGAAG GTACCTGTATCAACAACACTTCAGTTATGATGTTCAAGAAGGGCAGCTTTGAGATTGGCTCCACAGTCTATCCTGTGGCCATTAAG TATGACCCCCGATTTGGAGATGCCTTCTGGAATAGCAGCAAGTTTGGAATGGTCAACTACCTGTTACGTATGATGAGCAGCTGGGCCATCGTCTGCAGTGTGTGGTACCTTCCTCCGATGTGCAGAGAG GAGGGGGAGGATGCTGTACAGTTTGCCAATCGTGTAAAGGCAGCCATAGCCAGGCAAGGGGGACTGGTCGACCTCCTGTG GGACGGAGGTTTGAAGCGAGGAAAGGTAAAAGATACCTTTAAAGAAGAGCAGCAGAAGCTGTACAGCAAAATGCTTGTGGGAACCCAAGAGGACCGTAGTCGCTCCTGA
- the polr3d gene encoding DNA-directed RNA polymerase III subunit RPC4 → MADSGTGDSSGQRLPAPGGSGRGLLTGRRPSAAISPGRLPTMRSRDLTLGGVKKKTFSPNIIGRKAKEETKVESGQRRDRKDAERGGRGQRDRGRGRGRPEIIQSHSIFEQGPADMMMKKRGTYEGERDAPSMGPSPIINIKKEKRETEEETKEILRKLERDNFIDDPYLRSEERSCPVQLPLAVSGWGFKEEFSDAALKIEKVEEDGEAMEPAVEVKQEPEEAEIKKSEATFRPPPLPEPDVLPELLHRWSLSKGEELFFMQLPDSLPGQPPTREARPVKTEVQSEDGQSVLLKTESQEEQTEDNSCSLNDLREGLVGKMLVRKSGRVQLILGHVTLDVSLGTSCAFLQELVSIGAEGRTGDLTVLGHIKHKMVCSPDFEALLESNT, encoded by the exons ATGGCAGACTCGGGCACTGGTGACTCCAGCGGTCAGCGCCTGCCGGCCCCCGGAGGGAGCGGTAGAGGGCTACTGACGGGCCGCCGGCCGTCAGCTGCCATCTCTCCTGGCCGCCTCCCCACAATGCGCTCTAGAGACCTCACCTTGGGAGGGGTGAAGAAG aaaaCATTTTCTCCCAACATTATCGGCCGAAAAGCCAAAGAAGA AACAAAAGTTGAGAGTGGGcaaaggagagacaggaaggatgcAGAGCGGGGTGGCCGAGGTCAGAGAGATAgaggccggggccggggccgccCAGAGATTATCCAGTCTCACTCTATCTTTGAACAGGGACCTGCAGACATGATGATGAAAAAGAGAG GTACCTATGAAGGTGAGAGAGATGCCCCAAGTATGGGTCCCTCACCTATCATCAATattaaaaaggagaagagagagacagaggaagaaaccaaagagatcCTGCGCAAGCTGGAACGAGACAAT TTTATAGATGATCCTTATTTGAGGAGTGAAGAGAGAAGCTGCCCTGTCCAGCTTCCCCTTGCTGTATCAGGATGGGGATTCAAGGAGGAATTTAGTGATGCTGCTCTTAAAATTGAGAAGGTGGAGGAAGACGGTGAAGCCATGGAACCTGCAGTTGAAG TTAAACAGGAGCCAGAGGAAGCGGAGATAAAGAAGTCGGAGGCTACTTTCAGGCCTCCTCCGCTTCCCGAGCCTGATGTTCTGCCCGAGCTTCTGCATAGGTGGAGCCTGAGCAAAGGGGAGGAGCTGTTCTTCATGCAGCTGCCCGACTCCCTGCCCGGCCAGCCCCCCACCAGAGAGGCCCGGCCCGTGAAGACAGAGGTGCAGTCAGAGGACGGACAGTCCGTGCTACTGAAAACAGAATCTCAG GAAGAGCAGACTGAGGATAATAGCTGCAGTCTGAATGACCTGCGGGAGGGGCTTGTAGGGAAGATGCTGGTGCGGAAGTCTGGCCGCGTGCAGCTCATACTGGGACACGTGACACTTGATGTGTCGCTGGGAACGTCCTGCGCTTTCCTCCAG GAACTGGTGTCAATTGGGGCAGAAGGCCGAACGGGTGATTTGACTGTACtaggccacataaaacacaaaatggttTGCTCCCCAGACTTTGAGGCTCTCCTGGAGAGCAATACTTGA